In one window of Paracoccus liaowanqingii DNA:
- a CDS encoding tripartite tricarboxylate transporter permease has product MIDSMLGGLGLLFFGWTPLFLLAGCALGLVVGVLPALGATAGMSLLLPFIFGLDQASALALMIGMLATVATGDTVTSIVLGVPGSASSQATILDGFPLAKRGEAGRALSAAYFASMLGGLFGAAVLTATLLVARQIILYFGMPEMLMLVLFGLASVAALSGASLGKGMAACCLGLLVGAVGAAPATGEYRLDFGVYHFGDGFSLIACVLGVFVIPEIVDLLRSGKTISEQPLLKGGGRQGIRDVLNNKGLVLRTSGLGCLIGALPGIGGSVVDWLAYGHAVRSAKDKSQFGKGDIRGVIAVEGSNNAVLGGALLPTLLFAVPGSGSTALFLSGLILVGIQPGPAMVQGNLSLTFSIVWSLALANVIGAVACYFMSGTFAKLTRVPFVWLAPILLLVVCFAVLQSGRAPLDLVVLGGFGVLGLFLRRFGYARPAFLIGFVLQDNLEVLLYQSAQIYTFETFFTRPIVLIVGAIILATLTRSLLTTHKLDTESSGSDIAPLSTAQFGVPAFMLVVFGGAAVMLTSFTPLGRMFPMAVAAIGSLCALTVIAGLVRRKPNVLTDQETDQDGKSSGPLRPMLWILGGLAMIWGMGFFIGGPMALAAFLAVEAKTRPVTAIAAALITAAVFWGLSQVAGLNMPAGILTEFATR; this is encoded by the coding sequence ATGATCGATAGTATGCTAGGCGGGCTTGGCCTGCTGTTTTTTGGCTGGACACCACTATTTCTGCTAGCGGGATGTGCGCTAGGGCTAGTCGTCGGCGTCCTGCCCGCGCTTGGTGCCACGGCGGGGATGTCGCTGCTGCTGCCATTTATCTTCGGGCTGGACCAGGCTTCGGCACTGGCCTTGATGATCGGGATGCTGGCGACGGTTGCGACCGGAGATACCGTAACCTCAATCGTGCTGGGCGTGCCCGGTTCCGCGTCGTCGCAGGCCACCATTCTGGATGGTTTTCCGTTAGCAAAGCGAGGCGAGGCGGGGCGTGCTCTTTCAGCTGCCTATTTCGCATCCATGCTAGGCGGGCTGTTCGGTGCCGCTGTTTTGACCGCAACGCTGCTGGTGGCGCGTCAGATCATTCTTTATTTCGGGATGCCCGAGATGCTGATGCTGGTCCTCTTCGGGCTTGCCAGCGTTGCGGCCCTGTCCGGGGCAAGCCTTGGCAAAGGCATGGCCGCCTGCTGTCTGGGCCTGCTGGTCGGTGCTGTAGGCGCAGCCCCGGCAACGGGTGAGTATAGGCTGGACTTCGGAGTTTATCATTTTGGCGACGGCTTTTCGCTCATTGCTTGCGTTCTTGGTGTCTTCGTCATCCCCGAGATCGTGGACCTTCTGCGCAGTGGCAAGACCATCTCGGAGCAACCCCTTCTGAAAGGCGGTGGTCGGCAAGGTATCCGCGACGTTCTGAACAACAAGGGGCTTGTGCTGCGCACGTCTGGCCTTGGCTGCTTGATCGGCGCCTTGCCTGGTATCGGTGGGTCGGTTGTTGACTGGCTGGCCTATGGTCACGCCGTGCGTTCGGCTAAAGATAAGAGTCAGTTCGGCAAGGGTGACATCCGTGGCGTCATCGCGGTCGAGGGGTCAAATAACGCTGTTCTTGGTGGCGCGCTTCTGCCGACTCTACTGTTCGCAGTCCCTGGGTCCGGTTCGACCGCACTGTTCCTGTCCGGGTTGATCCTTGTCGGGATCCAGCCCGGCCCCGCAATGGTCCAGGGCAATCTGTCGCTGACCTTCAGCATTGTCTGGTCATTGGCGCTGGCAAATGTGATCGGCGCGGTCGCCTGCTATTTCATGTCGGGCACTTTTGCAAAGCTGACCCGTGTTCCGTTTGTCTGGCTGGCCCCGATCCTGCTGCTGGTGGTTTGCTTTGCCGTGCTGCAATCGGGCCGCGCGCCGCTGGATCTGGTCGTACTAGGCGGCTTTGGGGTGCTTGGGCTGTTCCTGCGACGCTTCGGCTATGCGCGTCCAGCTTTCCTGATCGGCTTTGTGCTGCAGGACAATCTTGAAGTGCTGCTGTATCAAAGTGCGCAGATCTACACGTTCGAGACGTTCTTCACCCGTCCGATCGTTCTGATCGTGGGCGCTATCATTCTGGCCACGCTGACCCGTTCGCTTTTGACCACACACAAACTGGATACCGAGTCGTCGGGATCGGACATCGCTCCGCTGTCAACGGCACAGTTCGGCGTCCCGGCTTTCATGTTGGTGGTCTTTGGTGGCGCAGCAGTCATGCTGACATCTTTCACGCCACTGGGGCGCATGTTCCCGATGGCCGTGGCCGCCATTGGCAGTCTCTGCGCGCTGACGGTGATCGCAGGGCTGGTACGCCGGAAGCCAAATGTCCTGACCGACCAAGAGACAGACCAAGACGGAAAATCATCCGGTCCGTTGCGCCCGATGCTGTGGATTCTCGGGGGTTTGGCGATGATCTGGGGCATGGGCTTTTTTATCGGCGGCCCCATGGCGCTGGCAGCTTTCCTTGCAGTGGAGGCCAAGACGCGGCCCGTGACTGCCATCGCCGCCGCGCTGATTACCGCTGCGGTGTTCTGGGGCCTTTCCCAAGTTGCCGGGCTTAACATGCCGGCCGGAATTCTGACTGAATTTGCAACTCGTTGA
- a CDS encoding IS630 family transposase (programmed frameshift) — protein sequence MMAIEITRTDMSTSELRAAAARTKDAKAVRRILAIALVLEGADRKTAAEACGMDRQTLRDWVHRYNAEGITGLSNRYWAGPTPLLNSEQKAELARMVREGPDLEADGVVRWRCVDLKRKIEDRFGVVMHERTVGKQLAALGFRRLSVRPQHPKSDPLAQEAFKKNFAATVKAALPETAHGKPLEVWFQDEARVGQQGTLTRTWAECGTRPRAPRDTRYKWAYIFGAVCPSRATTAALVMPRADTSAMNAHLAEIAKTVASGAHAVLVMDGAGWHNSSALRIPDNITIVTLPPYAPELNPVENIWAYLRANCLAITVFDTYADIVDRCCSAWNAFANDPERVRSIATREYAKGVSA from the exons CTGATGGCGATTGAGATCACTCGAACGGATATGTCGACAAGTGAGCTTCGGGCGGCGGCGGCGCGCACAAAGGATGCAAAAGCGGTGCGGCGGATTTTGGCGATCGCTCTTGTTCTGGAGGGCGCGGATCGCAAGACGGCGGCGGAGGCCTGCGGCATGGACCGGCAGACCCTGCGCGATTGGGTTCATCGCTACAACGCCGAGGGGATCACCGGTCTGTCGAACCGGTATTGGGCAGGCCCGACGCCGCTCCTGAACTCTGAGCAGAAAGCGGAACTTGCCCGGATGGTCCGTGAAGGGCCTGACCTTGAGGCCGATGGGGTGGTCCGCTGGCGCTGCGTCGATCTCAAGCGCAAGATCGAAGATCGCTTCGGCGTGGTCATGCACGAGCGGACGGTCGGCAAGCAGCTGGCAGCCCTTGGCTTTCGCCGCCTGTCGGTGCGCCCACAGCACCCCAAATCCGACCCGTTGGCACAGGAGGCATTTA AAAAAAACTTTGCCGCGACGGTAAAGGCCGCCCTACCGGAGACGGCGCACGGGAAGCCATTGGAGGTGTGGTTTCAGGATGAAGCCAGAGTGGGCCAGCAGGGGACGCTCACCCGGACCTGGGCCGAGTGCGGAACCCGACCTCGTGCGCCGCGCGACACCCGCTACAAATGGGCCTATATCTTCGGCGCCGTCTGTCCATCGCGCGCCACGACCGCGGCACTTGTCATGCCACGTGCCGATACCTCGGCCATGAACGCTCATCTCGCTGAAATCGCAAAAACCGTCGCGTCGGGCGCCCATGCCGTGCTCGTCATGGACGGCGCCGGCTGGCATAACTCCAGTGCTCTACGCATCCCCGACAACATCACCATCGTGACGCTTCCGCCCTATGCGCCAGAGCTGAATCCGGTTGAGAACATCTGGGCCTATCTGCGCGCAAACTGCCTCGCCATCACCGTCTTTGACACCTACGCAGACATTGTCGACCGATGCTGCAGCGCATGGAACGCCTTCGCAAACGACCCCGAGCGCGTCCGATCGATTGCCACGCGTGAATACGCAAAAGGGGTCAGTGCTTAG
- a CDS encoding ArdC family protein has product MAKAFDLYQHVTDSIIASIESGTPAWRKPWTGDKGGAPFPLRSNGEPYSGINVLMLWLAADAKGYHAPFWFTYRQAKEAGGQVRKGETCATVVKYGTFEREDEATGEDRRIPYLKSYSVFNAEQIEGLAPEYYGTPAEAARDLGTEADPALDAFFASTGIEIRTSDDPRAFYNPAEDFVHMPPIATFHDAAGFYGTLAHEQIHATGHVSRLDRFSRFTDRKAYAFEELIAEIGNCMVCAQIGLTPDYEQSGAYLKSWLRL; this is encoded by the coding sequence ATGGCCAAAGCGTTCGATCTTTATCAGCACGTTACCGACAGCATCATCGCCAGCATCGAGTCCGGCACCCCGGCATGGCGCAAGCCCTGGACGGGCGACAAGGGCGGCGCACCCTTTCCCCTGCGCAGCAACGGCGAACCCTATTCCGGCATCAATGTCCTGATGTTGTGGCTGGCCGCCGACGCAAAAGGCTATCACGCCCCGTTCTGGTTCACCTATCGGCAAGCCAAAGAGGCGGGCGGGCAGGTTCGCAAGGGCGAGACATGCGCCACGGTCGTCAAATACGGCACCTTCGAGCGTGAGGACGAGGCCACCGGCGAGGATCGCCGCATCCCGTATCTGAAATCCTACAGCGTGTTTAACGCCGAGCAGATCGAGGGGCTGGCCCCGGAATATTATGGCACGCCTGCCGAGGCCGCGCGTGACCTTGGAACCGAAGCCGACCCGGCGCTTGACGCCTTTTTTGCTTCAACCGGTATAGAGATCCGCACCAGCGACGACCCGCGCGCGTTCTACAATCCGGCAGAGGACTTTGTTCACATGCCGCCCATTGCCACCTTCCACGACGCAGCCGGATTTTACGGGACCCTTGCTCATGAGCAGATTCACGCGACTGGTCATGTCAGCCGCCTAGATCGCTTCTCGCGCTTCACCGACCGCAAGGCGTATGCGTTCGAGGAACTGATTGCGGAAATCGGCAACTGCATGGTCTGCGCCCAGATTGGCCTGACCCCGGATTATGAACAGTCGGGCGCATACCTGAAAAGCTGGTTGCGTTTATGA
- a CDS encoding site-specific integrase: MTKNNRFPYLMRAFFYEWLVEQRNASIHTVRSYRDAWRLFLRFVAHRSGKRVAMIALADLTAGEVISFLGHAERERGGTVGTRNCRLAAIRSFFNFVATKDPGSIAQCVEILNIPVKRGPVSEPCYLDPAEVAAILAQPDRSTREGMRDHALLSFLYNSGARIQEALDLCPDAVRFESPSCVRLTGKGRKERICPLWPETVTLLKKLLERQPRAPDQRLFVNRYGKPLSASGVRFKLAAYVRVAARTTPTLRDKHVTPHAFRHATAVHLISAGVDVTVIRSWLGHVSLDTTNHYARANLETKRKALEQVGVPETPGGQPSWKRDTSILAWLDTL; this comes from the coding sequence ATGACCAAGAACAATCGGTTCCCATACCTGATGCGCGCGTTCTTCTACGAATGGCTGGTCGAGCAGCGCAATGCCTCCATCCATACGGTGCGTTCGTATCGCGATGCCTGGCGGCTCTTCCTCCGGTTCGTTGCACATCGCTCGGGCAAAAGGGTGGCGATGATTGCGCTGGCCGATCTGACCGCTGGAGAGGTCATCTCGTTCCTCGGTCACGCCGAGCGCGAACGCGGCGGCACGGTCGGCACGCGCAACTGCCGGCTTGCAGCGATACGCAGCTTCTTCAACTTCGTTGCGACCAAAGATCCCGGATCAATCGCGCAATGCGTCGAAATCCTCAACATTCCGGTAAAGCGCGGACCAGTCTCGGAACCCTGTTATCTGGATCCGGCGGAAGTGGCTGCAATCCTGGCTCAGCCTGATCGTTCGACACGCGAAGGTATGCGCGACCATGCCCTGCTCTCGTTCCTCTACAACAGCGGCGCGCGAATACAGGAAGCACTCGACCTGTGCCCCGATGCGGTCCGCTTCGAAAGCCCAAGCTGCGTGCGCCTGACCGGAAAGGGCCGAAAAGAACGTATCTGCCCGCTCTGGCCGGAAACCGTGACGTTGTTAAAGAAGCTGCTCGAACGGCAACCGCGTGCGCCAGACCAGAGGCTGTTCGTCAACCGCTACGGAAAACCGCTCAGCGCGTCGGGGGTCCGGTTCAAGCTCGCCGCCTATGTGAGGGTCGCGGCTAGGACCACGCCAACGCTACGCGACAAACATGTGACACCCCATGCCTTCAGGCATGCCACCGCCGTGCATCTCATATCGGCTGGCGTCGACGTCACGGTTATCCGTAGCTGGCTCGGGCACGTGAGCCTCGACACGACGAACCACTATGCCCGAGCCAACCTCGAAACAAAGCGCAAGGCATTGGAACAGGTGGGCGTTCCCGAAACGCCCGGCGGTCAGCCCTCGTGGAAACGCGATACGAGCATTCTCGCCTGGCTCGATACGCTCTAA
- a CDS encoding IS256 family transposase has translation MEDDITITPLHQPGSVVDPLTEIARDGARQMLAAALRAEAASFVAQFAEERLPDGRQRVVHHGTGPERNIQTGIGPIPVQRQKVRDRAADAPPEDKIRFNSRILPKWARRSPSLDALLPVLYLRGVSTGDFQEALSALVGPDAPNLSPGAISRLTGEWQAEHDRWQRRNLSARRYVYVWADGVYLQARMEPQAECMLVIIGATPEGKKELLGFQVGVRESAQSWHELLVDLRARGLSAPPDLAVGDGALGFWKALDEIFPDTRHQRCWTHKVSNVLNKLPKSMHPAVKTDLREIWQAATRAAAETAVNTFVEKYGVKYEKAVACLTKDREALLAFYDFPAAHWDHLRTSNPIESVFATVRHRTVRTKGALSQKTAKLMVFKLVQAAAKKWRRLKGANQLPLVVEGVKFTDGVAEQDANESRAA, from the coding sequence TTGGAAGATGATATCACGATCACCCCGCTTCACCAGCCCGGATCTGTCGTTGATCCACTCACCGAGATTGCACGCGACGGCGCCCGGCAGATGCTGGCAGCGGCACTCAGGGCTGAGGCCGCGAGTTTTGTCGCGCAGTTTGCTGAGGAGCGCCTGCCCGATGGCAGGCAGCGCGTTGTCCACCACGGCACCGGCCCTGAGCGGAACATCCAGACCGGGATCGGCCCTATCCCGGTGCAGAGACAGAAGGTGCGCGACCGGGCAGCTGATGCGCCGCCGGAGGACAAGATCCGGTTCAATTCGCGCATTCTTCCGAAGTGGGCGCGCCGTTCGCCTAGCCTTGATGCTCTGCTTCCGGTCCTCTACTTGCGCGGCGTCTCGACTGGAGACTTCCAGGAGGCTCTGAGCGCGCTGGTCGGTCCGGATGCGCCCAACCTGTCGCCAGGAGCGATCTCGCGGCTCACGGGCGAGTGGCAAGCAGAACATGACCGCTGGCAACGCCGAAACCTCTCGGCCCGGCGCTACGTCTATGTCTGGGCCGACGGCGTGTATCTGCAGGCCCGGATGGAGCCGCAGGCCGAGTGCATGCTGGTGATCATCGGGGCGACGCCGGAAGGGAAGAAGGAGCTGCTGGGGTTCCAGGTTGGGGTCCGCGAGAGCGCGCAGAGCTGGCATGAACTGCTGGTCGACCTCAGGGCCCGCGGCCTCTCGGCGCCACCGGACCTCGCGGTCGGAGATGGTGCCCTTGGCTTCTGGAAGGCGCTGGATGAGATCTTCCCCGACACGCGCCACCAACGCTGTTGGACCCACAAGGTGTCCAACGTCCTGAACAAGCTTCCGAAGTCGATGCACCCGGCGGTGAAGACTGACCTGCGGGAGATCTGGCAAGCCGCGACCCGCGCGGCGGCAGAGACCGCCGTCAATACCTTCGTCGAGAAGTATGGCGTGAAATACGAGAAAGCCGTCGCCTGCCTGACCAAGGATCGAGAGGCACTGCTGGCCTTCTACGACTTCCCGGCCGCTCACTGGGACCACCTGCGCACGTCCAACCCGATCGAGAGCGTCTTCGCGACCGTCCGCCATCGCACCGTCCGAACCAAAGGCGCGTTGTCTCAGAAGACAGCGAAGCTGATGGTGTTCAAGCTGGTTCAGGCCGCAGCGAAGAAATGGCGACGACTGAAGGGCGCAAACCAGTTGCCTCTCGTCGTCGAAGGCGTCAAGTTCACTGACGGTGTCGCCGAGCAGGACGCCAACGAAAGCCGCGCCGCTTGA